The following DNA comes from Rosa rugosa chromosome 5, drRosRugo1.1, whole genome shotgun sequence.
aaactttgtattagtATTTGTCTAATCATTGTAACTGAGCTAGTTctattcaagtttgtaaagatcatatccttcatcataagttaattcttattttgggttctcaagagtaagagccccacAGTGTTTTTAATatcatatttgaggttttcattgcataaccaaaatctggtgttatgtttgttatttttggtttctgctgcccagtaaggattgattcGTGGCTTGCAATCCCCGTTTTCTAGAAAACATATTTTGTCAttgtattttcattttggattaaatttgcTGAAGATAAGGTCAGTATACAtataaggggaaatgatcatttacccaatttcaacttaaaaattgtccacttgctccactaacagttttttaacctcatttactcaaaacactctaagggattatttccctaatacccaattaattctttttatttatttttgggacacttttgccctctccttctttgtcacttagagagagaagtgataggagaccttgccggattccggtgactagtggccaGCAGCGGACTCCAGCGACCGGTGCCCGGAATCCGGCGACatgtgaccggactccggcgaccggttaccagaatccggcgaccggtcaccggaatccggaatCTAGCTActggactggtgaccggattccggcgtctgattttattaccccccaataatacctagtaatcatattattgcctcccaataatcatattattgcccccaataaacttgttatcagggatcaataattagtgaaaaatgaagatgttttgaattttgaaagattTCGGAGGTTTatctaaataaataattttattattgccccccaataatcttattattgccccaataaacattttattgcccctcagtaatcttattattgccctccaatactcatattattgctccaataatcatattatttccctccaataatcatattattgccctccaataatcatattattgcccttaagtgaaccaaaatgaatacactatagacacaattgatcaatttatatgttcaattgtaaacgttcactttttttttcttttttttccttccccattcttgGAGCTCTTCCCAtcgaaatcagaaaaaaaaaaccatcaaaatcagaaaaaaaaaaaaaccatcagaATTTTTCTCCGGCCACCCACGCTTCCCCTGTGGACACCCATGCTCCTCCAGCCCGATTCTGGCACGATTCCGACCGGACCGCCTTCGTCTTCTCCAGGTCCTCTTCTCCAGTCGCTcacctgcagcccatctccgacCGGTCCCAGCCCCGACGCAGCAACACCCCTGCTTGCTCTTCCGTACCGGCCTCATCCATGCATGTAGGTGCCCCACGCCGGCGCTCTCCACCGTCACAGCCACCATCTCTCGATGTCTCCAGATCGGAGGAAACCGAGAAAACCTCTGCACCGATCTGACGTTGGGTACAGCTGAGGGATCCATGGACCTGATGACGCTCTGCAGAAGCTGCGTTTCAGGACGGGCAGGAAGTCGGCGGAGTCGGAGGTGACGATGGGCATGGCATGGAGGGCCGCGACCTGAGGCTGGAGGAATCTAACGTAGCCGTTCTGGTGCCGTCAGagccaagagagagagagagagagagagtccgggaggagagagattctgagaggagagagatgatgggttttaatttgtttaatgggggcaaaactgtcaatagttgttagattgggtaaatggggttaaaaaactcttagtggagtaagtggacaatttttagcctaaaaacgggtaagtggtcacgacccctaCATATAATCCATAAATTTATTCATATTGATCGACTTACCATTTGACCtttcaattaaataaaaaaatgtttctTTAAAAGTGCCAAAACAAGTTTATATAAGTTATGAATTGTTTCACGTTCACCAACATATTATGCTTACAAAATGAGAATAAATTAAGATTAAACATGAATTGTTTCACGGTCACAAATGCGTGACTACTCTCAATTGCAACGAGACATTTTTGATATATATTTAAAACACTTGATACATGGTTAAATTGGAACAGTATTGTGACAATAGTGGGACACCTTGCTCACGCTTATTGCTATTTAACATAGTATCGAAGAAAATTAGAGTATCACGTTGTTATCGAATTAAGGTTCATTGGAAAGATTTTGATTTGATTGTTACTTGATTGATTAAGTCTCTGATGTGGGAATTGAGTTTGTTTCTCAAATTCTGATATATGAATTGATTTGTTACGTGAGGGAGCGTGTTGGAGAACTTGACTAACTAAGTCTCTGATTGTTACTTGATTGACTAGCTAAGTCTCCGATGTTGAAAGTGAGATTGTTTCTTAAATTCCGATATATGAATTGGTTTGTTACGTGAGGGAGCGCGTGTTGGAGAATGGAGATCATGCATGAGGAAAGTAACAATAACACTTCCAATTGCATTGAGGCCTTTTGAGTTAAAACTCACCTAAAAAATAGTTGAATTGAGACAATATCGGTGCAATAGCATCTTTTGACATTATTCCAATCACTTATACAAAAAGCCATCCTTATATTCGATCATAGTCAATAATGATCACcggcaaaagaaaaaatataggaTGACGTCGATGAACTGAAGTGCAGCACACACGCTGATAGCAATTCCACGTACGTGAAAGCTCGATTGTAAACCAGTAACCACTTGGCCTTACCAGCCACAACATCCGCACCATTCCTCCAAATGAAACCAACATCACAATTCATCACTTTAAAGTCCCCTCGAGGGGATTTAGAGATTAGACCAACGAACAGGCAGCGTAATAGCTCGAGAATTAGAAGAGGATATATTGGAGCCTTATTAGCAAAGTCTTCGTAGCAagacataaaaaataaataaaagggtgGCATGGAGACATGGAGTGACAGCTTATTTCCATAGAGGAGTATTCCTGATCGACATTTCAGATAGACCAAAGTTTAATATATACTGGAAGGGCACGATAAATTTTTGACTTCTAATTCTAACTCGGTTTCTCACTAGAAGATACTTCAGCACCTGCCGTCAAGAAATTCTTTAAAAAAGGCAACTTTGAATGGAAATGTACTGTTTGATGACCATTAAGAAAAGGGGCATAAGTACAATAATAACCATTATTAACTCTCCTAAACCTTGTCATCAAATTAAGGATATAGTTGACATAATAGTATAAAAAGAAAGGTGCATGACCAAGCTACTTGAATTCAATCCTGTCTAATTAATTATATAATTGAAATTGTTAAGCGTGCTGCCCAAGCAGTTGAGTCCACTTTTATTTTCAAATGATTTTATGTTTTGCATAAATAGATTTGGGGAGTCCAACTAGCTAGCTCCCACACATTGATATCTGAGACATGGCAGATCAGGTGAAGCTATATGGAGTCTGGAATAGTCCATTTAGTTGCAGGGTGATATGGGCTCTGAAGTTGAAAGGCATACCATATGATTACATAGAGGAAGATCTTCGCAACAAGAAAAGTGCTCAACTTCTCAAGTACAACCCAGTTCACAAGAAGATCCCAGTTCTTGTTCATGGAGAGAAGCCGATTTGTGAGTCCATGGTCATCATCGAATATATAGAAGAAACATGGCCGCAGAACCCCTTGCTGCCCACTGACCCTTATGAAAGAGCCATGGCCAGGTTCTGGGTTAAATTTGCTGATGATAAGGTAAAGAATATAATCCCTAGATTAGTTTAGTTATATTGATTAATTACGATTTGAGCTATCAATTAAATcaaatatatataacatatatattGTTTCAAGATCTCTAACATGTTATGTCGGCAcggaaaattctataatacatACCCGTATCTCATGcacacatttataaatgtgacaacaaatttgttgttagagtagtaatgttgagtcctattttttgtaatcttagttctaataatggtaattacatcACCTACGACcttgttacaagtttttgaacaaatttgttgtcaatattgtaatttttgtttaattatatgtaaatagtgtaaatgaatatggtaattttgttctcaatgttgtaattttaattcaaataattgtaatttttgtttaaatagatataaaatgagtgtatgataaacatcacagtaTCATAGTTTGTCTCATGGCACACTGCAAATCAAGATTAAACTTCACATATATTGGCATATAATTAGAGGAAACGCGTGCTGTGCCGGATGACTATTGTATATTAACATTCTAATTCTTAGGGTCCTGCAATCTGGAGGGCCTTCAAATCAGCAGGCGAAGAGCGAGAGAATGCCAAGAAAGAGACATTGGAGATGCTGAGAACTATTGAAGAGCGCGCAGGTCTGGAAAATAAGAAGTTTTTTGGAGGAGACAACATTGGTATTGCAGACATAGCCTTCGGATGGTTTGCTCGTTGGTTTGGAGTCATTGAAGAGGTGGCTGGGTTGAAGCTTTTTGAAGCCCATGCTTTTCCTCGCTTGCATGCATGGACTAACAATTTCAAGGAGGTGCCTGAAATCAAAGAAAACCTTCCTGATCGTGATAAAATGGTGGCCCTCTTTAGTGGTCTTGCTTAAGAATAAAGGCAAACTTTGTTGGAATCTCTCATGTGCTTGTTTCGGCAGAGTTCCAACTATCTCCAATTTCATTTCTGTACTGCTTTACCTTCCGGTACCTCTTATCTTTCAATTCTGCTCGTATATCAATAATGAGATTAACGGAGTTGTCTATGGTACATGGATGTTTATTATACACTCATTTATATCttattgaaccaaaattacaattcAATTGAACCAAATTTACGACATTAACCACAAAGTTACCACATTCCTTTAaattatttacatataattgaaccaagttATCAATATGacaacaatttgttcataaacttgtaaaaatgtTGTAGGTGGAGTTCTTACCTCTAATAGAgctaaaattacacaaacaaTGACTCTCCTTATTATAATGACAACAATTTTGCTCTCATATTTGTAAATGTGTGTATGACATATATGTGGGTACCGTAGAATATTTATCAAATCATCTTGGCGAATTATACAAGAACAAAACTATgatgaaagagaaaaaaagattaGACAAAAGTTTTTCTCATCAATGTAAAAAGATCATGAAATGATCGGAATAAAGAGTCCTCGTGTAAACCAAATCAAGTAACCATACAAAGCGGCATATAAAACAAAgctgaacaaaaacaaaataatgagCAAATTTAATTCGGCAACCAAGCTAAAATGTCAGCAATCATCGTAGCGGAATGAAAACTAAGCCTATGAAACCCTTAATTAAGCATGAAACATTACGCTTGAAAATTccctcatttttctttttaattagtTACACAAGCTCTGacttttttttcaataattatctcagtttttctttttaataaataacaattaagagggagagaacgcgcctcacgcgcggaGACAAAACCAGAGGAGATCGAGAGTGCTCTCTCCCGGCCGGACGCCGCCGGCGCCCTTGCCgctgcgttccggtccgggagaggATGTTTGCAGGGGCTTGTGGCGTGGTTCTTGGGCGAAGGCCTGGCTCAGGGATGGAGGAAGGTGCGGTGGCTGCATCTGGATCTGTGGCGTGGCTGGGGATTGAGACCGGTCCAGCGTTGGATCTTAGTCGGATTGGGGAGGCGTCTTGCACCGGTCAGAAGGTGTGGCGGGTTCTACGGTTTGCTGTTGCGGATCGGTGGATTGACGGCGATCCTTTGTTGTTTGCTTTCGGGTCCTTTCGCAGATCCATGGGTTTTGGGTGTTTGGGTCTACGGCAATGCGCGAGGACAGGCTGGCAAGGGAGCACTGGTCCTGGGGATCTGACGCTGGTGGTGGAGCGGCAGGAGTGGTGGGGAAGCGACGGTGCAGGTGCAGCGGGTGAAGTGGGTCTTCGGCGTGGTGTGATTTGCCGGCGGGGCACGATTTGTCGGTGGCAGCCTTGGTGGATAGCGGTGCTGCCTTGGTGGATTGCGGCGCTGGAGTCTTGCTGGGAGTGGTGGTTGGGTCGGGCCTTTGTGTTTGGGCCTGGCTATTTGGGCCTCTGTTTGCGTCTAGTTTtgtttggtttgtgtttttctGTTTCCTGCAGTgtcaataagtccctactcgTTAGGGTAGTTGTCATGGATTCTGACGAATGGTTTGAGTTGGATGGTTGGTTTTGGGTTACTAGGATCCAGTCTTTTGTCGGCTTTTGGTCGCGCATCTTATTATCAGCCTGTGCTGACGTTTCCGGGAGATCCTGGAATGGCCCGTCCTATAGTTATCTATTGTGGCTTGACCCCATCCCCGACAATGCTACTTATTTTGGCCTTGTTACTCCGATTAGCCATCCTTTTCAGTCTTCGTCGTTGAATTCATTGACAGTTCAATTTAGTGTCTTCAGAGTAAGTTTGTGCAGTACTAGTTGCTGCTTTACTCAATTGTAAGCCCGTTTTTGGGTGCTGTAATTGCGGCAACGTTGTAATTGCAGTTTAATGAATGATATTTCACctgatcaaaaaaaataaaaaataaataacaattcTAGAAGCATTACAACTCAGCTTTGGTTGTTAGGAGCATTCTCTTAAGACTAAAAGTCTCTCTGGGCGACCACTTAGGTACCTGAAGGTGGCCAGCCACCTCAATTAGTCTAAGCTGCACCTAGGCATGCCAGATTTCATattcataataattttttttttattttttttgggttaaataCTTAAAATTAACTTTGTAATTGTAAGTATTCATTCTTTTTATCATGTTTTCAATCAATTTCTATTAAGTAGTCTTTTgtttaagggtccttgaccaaaagccccaaaatgagccaaagttatcccacttacacTTATTTATATGTTTTCAATCCGTGTAGCCGCCTAATTAAGCGATTAGGCGCTAAGTCGCTTCCCATCACTCGCTTACTGCCTAAAGATTTCTAGAACATTAAGTCTAAGTTAAGTTTGAAAAGCATTTAGTTAGCGAATTTGATTTTTAAAAAAGTAAATAAGAAATGTAAAAAACATGGAAGATAATAGATGTCCTCATTAGAgactactatttttttttttttttttttttgaagaatatcatgtcgatatatattaactcaggccagaaaggaccattacatatccccCCCTCTACCATCattgggtagataaagagtttgtggtatacCACAttgatacatagattagatccgatcatttgacggtacccatgctcacttatttaagaaAGCCTATGAACTATGTAACAAtgacaagtaaataggctagttcaaaaaacataaaaactaaatagtctccttgcccttaacactaGGGCTCGGAGGTTTCCCAGGACACAGAACACTGAGCCCATCTTCAGCAGTCACCTTCTTGGTCTTGGAGGGGATCTTGTTCTTTGATCCCAAAGGCCTTCCCCGCTTCTTTTTGGTTGGCGGTGTGTTCACTTGTGGAGTTGAACTATCCTTAGAAATTAGGATGCCTCCTGGAGCTTCGACCAAGCCAAGTGATTTAGCAGTGAATTTAGTATGAAACTCAGGGATTTTCAGCTTCTTGGGGAGTATAGATGTGCTCTCTGATGCCTCACCAAGTAGAAACTTAATCTTCTTAGGGGAAGAGAAAGGGGAAGCTGGCCTGCTGCGTTTCAATTCTGATTGCATCCCTTCAAATGGAACTAGCACTAGGGCTTCTTTGCTAGTACCTTCAGTACAAGCCTCAGCAGTTCGAATCTTCAAACCTGTTTGCCGAATAACAACTGGCTTGCGAGGCTTAAGGCCATCAAAAGATCCAAACAGATTACGCGCAACAGGCGGTAGTATTGGGGTTTGTATACCCTGAAATTTAAAAGCACCATTAACGAACCTGTTATTCGCAAAGCCCAGGAAAGGGTTTGGTAATGGGAGGCGGTGTTTCTCCTTCTCCCCAGCAGCCTTGTCCGGTGAAACCATCTGACAAACTCCTTTGTCATGATATATGAGATTGCATCTTTTGCATTTACCAATCAAGTTTTCAAAGAAAAACTCGATCTCAGCCACCACGCCAGGAGCaagctttagggtttttttttctgaaagaaTGGTTTGGAGATGTCATGTGTAACATGAACCCTAATTTTGCCAGAAGTGGCAAACAGCTTTTGGTCGATCCCCTGATACGTCCCAGCGATAGAGGCGACATTCATAATCATTGGTAATTCTTCCAGTGCTGGTGGAATATTACTGATTCTCACCCAGAAGAATAGGGTTTCCAGTGGTACCGATTGAGGAGCAAGAAAACCATCATAGGCTTGGATGACCACTGGAGCTTTGTTGAAATACCAAGGCCCCCCTCTGAGTACCTTGTTCCGATCCTTACGACGATCAAAAGAGAAGACATATCGGTTTGGAGTCCGATCCTGAACCTTGAACGATCCATCTAGAACCCAGATGCGTCGAAAGTGACGCTGCATATCCATGCTACTGCATGGTTTCCTCGTCAATGGACAAGCCAGTAAGAAAGCTTGAGACCCTCCCTTGGTGGTTCCATTCGCCAGGTGGGAGAAGTCCACAACATCTCCCCCAGCCAGAGCAAGGGAGGCAGCGAACGTAGCCGTAACATCATCAATGGTGGTTTTTGTGCCGGATGGGGCGGAGGAAGACGCCATGTGCAAGCgactagggttttggttttggagtgCGGCAGTAGGCAGCATTAGGGTTTTTCATCCGTAAGGTATCATGctatagaaaaaagaaaagaaaaaaccattAGAGACTActataaattatattaaatCACAATAAAATACCCAGTGTCGGGCCATCACTCATCGAAACCCATAAAAGCCAACCTCAACCTCTTCGACCATTCACCCCAGCCGAATATTCAAGTTAAATTTGGTCCAGTCCACCGACGACACCCGGCGCCGGCGACCAGCAAATTGTTACTTCTAGTTGCTCCGAGTAAGTAATCAGTTACTTCTTCCCTGATTCATCTATTGTGGTATGAACTTCCATTTGTTGACTATCTCGTTTCGATTTCATGAATCGAACGGAAGCTAGGTGGGGATGTAGGGTTTAATGTTTAGTAATCTTGTTTTTGGATTGGGATTCAGTATTCAATAGAAGTCAGTGATGGTAGTGAGCCGGAGAGGGTTGAAAGGAAAAAGGAGGTCGAAAACTGCCAATGTTTTGAGAAATTGTGTTGATCAATCTTTTGGGTTATTGATTATTAATTAGGAGTCGGTTTATTGTAGGCTATAGAATCCCAGTGAAGAAGGACAATGCAGGCAGGCATGAAGTCGAACAGAACTTATATGGTTCAGGGATTCTACCTAAAACCCTGTAGCAGCAGCACTATCAGTTTAGCAGAAATTATAGCCAGCACGGAAGAACTCCTTACAGAAATCCTACTGGGGTGCCAGCTCGAACTCTGGTCCGCTTCAAATGTGTTTCCAAGCATTGGCTCTCTCTTATATTGACCCCGAATTCTGTCACCGCCACACCATTTCCTCCGTCTCCGCAGTCTTTGGTGACAGATCCAGAGACTGTTTTTTCCATCACTTTTCCTCATGATGATCATGACCATAACCATAACCCCGGATCATCCCGCTGCAATCCTCTTAATTTTGTTCA
Coding sequences within:
- the LOC133710829 gene encoding probable glutathione S-transferase; this encodes MADQVKLYGVWNSPFSCRVIWALKLKGIPYDYIEEDLRNKKSAQLLKYNPVHKKIPVLVHGEKPICESMVIIEYIEETWPQNPLLPTDPYERAMARFWVKFADDKGPAIWRAFKSAGEERENAKKETLEMLRTIEERAGLENKKFFGGDNIGIADIAFGWFARWFGVIEEVAGLKLFEAHAFPRLHAWTNNFKEVPEIKENLPDRDKMVALFSGLA